A part of Desulfobacter sp. genomic DNA contains:
- the ahbC gene encoding 12,18-didecarboxysiroheme deacetylase: MIGISKLYCATVEPSDTLRYSRDSGKLPSHLLQFSKDKKPVVVWNMTRRCNLKCVHCYAKSEDIDYDNELTHEQSLAMIDDLAAFGVPVLLFSGGEPLVHPRLVEYAQYAVSKGMRAVISTNGTLITKEKARQLKEIGLSYVGISLDGMEETHDMFRGVPGSFKRAMQAVDNCQEAGIKVGLRFTINKRNVQDIPGIFDLLEEKNIPRACFYHLVYSGRGSEIAKEDLSHEETRQVLDLIMDRTKDLHDRNKAKEILTVDNHADGPYVYQRLLEEDPERAAEVLELLEMNEGNNSGRGIGCISWDGEVHPDQFWREKSLGNIKDRPFSEIWIDPENEFLMKMKEKKKHVKGRCAECRWLDICAGNFRARAESVANDPWDSDPACYLTDEEIKKPEAQ, from the coding sequence ATGATTGGAATTTCAAAGCTTTACTGCGCCACTGTGGAACCATCGGACACCCTGAGATACTCCAGGGATTCCGGAAAACTGCCCTCCCATCTGCTCCAGTTTTCCAAGGACAAAAAACCCGTGGTGGTCTGGAACATGACCCGGCGGTGCAACCTCAAATGCGTCCACTGCTATGCCAAGTCCGAAGACATTGACTATGACAATGAGTTGACCCACGAGCAGAGCCTGGCCATGATCGACGACCTGGCTGCATTCGGCGTTCCCGTACTGCTTTTTTCAGGGGGAGAACCCCTGGTCCATCCCCGCCTGGTAGAATATGCCCAGTATGCCGTCTCCAAAGGCATGCGGGCCGTTATTTCCACCAACGGCACCCTGATTACCAAGGAAAAGGCAAGACAGCTCAAGGAAATCGGGCTCTCCTATGTGGGCATCAGCCTGGACGGCATGGAAGAAACCCATGACATGTTCCGGGGGGTACCCGGGTCGTTTAAAAGGGCCATGCAGGCGGTGGATAACTGCCAGGAAGCCGGCATCAAGGTGGGTCTGCGCTTCACCATCAATAAAAGGAATGTTCAGGACATCCCCGGCATCTTCGACCTGCTGGAGGAAAAAAATATCCCCCGGGCCTGTTTTTACCACCTGGTATACTCCGGCCGGGGCTCTGAAATTGCAAAAGAAGACCTCTCCCACGAGGAAACCCGGCAGGTCCTGGACCTGATTATGGACAGAACAAAGGATCTACACGACCGGAACAAGGCCAAGGAAATCCTCACCGTGGACAACCACGCCGACGGCCCCTACGTCTACCAGCGCCTGCTTGAAGAAGACCCGGAACGGGCCGCCGAAGTCCTGGAACTTCTGGAAATGAACGAGGGAAACAATTCCGGCCGGGGCATCGGCTGCATCTCCTGGGACGGCGAGGTTCATCCGGACCAGTTCTGGCGTGAGAAATCCCTTGGCAACATCAAGGATCGGCCTTTTTCAGAAATCTGGATCGACCCTGAAAACGAATTTCTCATGAAGATGAAGGAAAAGAAAAAACATGTCAAAGGCCGGTGTGCCGAGTGCCGCTGGCTGGACATCTGTGCCGGCAACTTCAGGGCCCGGGCCGAATCCGTGGCCAACGATCCCTGGGATTCCGATCCGGCCTGCTACCTTACCGACGAAGAAATCAAAAAACCCGAAGCCCAATAA
- the hemB gene encoding porphobilinogen synthase produces MLFPEYRGRRMRASDNFRRMIRETKLSRDDLILPLFAVEGKSVKKPISSMPGHFQLSCDHIVAQAKEARDLGIPGIILFGIPDKKDELGTQAYAKDGIVQKAVAEVKSAVPEISVVTDVCLCEYTDHGHCGMIDKGIVDNDATLDLLARTALSHVQAGADMVAPSDMMDGRVGEIRGLLDDEGFSHIPVMSYAVKYASAFYGPFREAAESTPQFGDRKTYQMDPANAQEAIREATMDVEEGADIIMVKPALPYLDIICRLKDELDLPIAAYNVSGEYSIMKAGEMMGWVDAKAMIMETLLSIKRAGADIIITYSAIEAARELNS; encoded by the coding sequence ATGCTCTTCCCCGAATACAGAGGCCGGCGCATGCGGGCCAGTGACAACTTCAGGCGGATGATCCGGGAAACCAAGCTCTCCCGGGATGATCTCATCCTCCCCCTCTTTGCCGTTGAAGGCAAATCGGTAAAAAAGCCCATTAGCTCCATGCCCGGCCATTTCCAGCTTTCCTGCGACCATATTGTGGCCCAGGCAAAGGAGGCCCGGGACCTGGGCATCCCCGGCATCATTCTTTTCGGCATTCCAGACAAAAAAGATGAACTGGGCACCCAGGCCTATGCCAAAGACGGCATCGTCCAAAAAGCCGTAGCCGAGGTGAAGTCCGCTGTGCCGGAAATTTCAGTGGTCACCGATGTCTGCCTCTGCGAGTATACGGACCACGGCCACTGCGGAATGATTGACAAAGGGATCGTGGACAATGATGCCACCCTGGACCTGCTGGCCAGAACGGCGCTGTCCCATGTGCAGGCCGGTGCCGACATGGTGGCGCCCTCGGATATGATGGACGGCCGCGTGGGAGAAATCAGAGGGCTCCTGGACGACGAAGGCTTTTCCCACATCCCGGTGATGTCCTATGCGGTAAAATATGCCTCTGCCTTTTACGGACCCTTCCGTGAGGCTGCAGAATCCACCCCCCAGTTCGGGGACAGAAAGACCTACCAGATGGACCCGGCCAATGCCCAGGAAGCCATCCGGGAAGCCACCATGGATGTGGAAGAAGGTGCAGACATCATCATGGTCAAGCCTGCCCTGCCCTACCTGGATATCATCTGCCGGCTCAAGGACGAACTCGATCTGCCCATTGCCGCCTATAATGTCTCCGGCGAGTATTCCATTATGAAGGCCGGGGAAATGATGGGCTGGGTGGATGCCAAGGCCATGATCATGGAGACCCTGCTCTCCATCAAACGGGCCGGGGCAGACATCATTATCACCTACTCGGCCATTGAGGCGGCAAGGGAGTTGAACAGCTGA
- the ahbD gene encoding heme b synthase: MIHPHAKSPHSGSHPGSHPGGHPGGHPGGKPGEKNTLRLVAWETTRRCNLNCKHCRALAEDHPYDNELDTQASFRLLDQIREVGQPIIILTGGEPLLREDIYDIAAYGDKIGLRMVMAPNGTLLTAENTKKLKASGIKRISVSLDGASAASHDDFRGLTNAFDRTLEGIEHAKAAGLEFQINTTITKTNLDEIPKILALAEELGAVAHHIFLLVPTGRGKYILDSAIDAEQYEETLNWFYDQQDKTSLQLKATCAPHYYRILRQRAKAEGKKVSFETHGLDAVTRGCLAGTGFCFISHVGRVQTCGFLDVTCGDITRQSFKDVWENSDVFNKLREFKNLDGKCGLCEYKNVCGGCRARAYEATGDYLAEEPLCSYQPRKSTAK, encoded by the coding sequence ATGATCCATCCACATGCGAAATCACCCCACTCTGGCAGCCACCCTGGCAGCCATCCTGGCGGGCATCCGGGGGGCCACCCCGGCGGAAAACCCGGCGAGAAAAATACCCTGAGGCTGGTAGCCTGGGAAACCACACGGCGGTGCAACCTGAATTGCAAACACTGCCGGGCCCTGGCCGAAGACCATCCCTATGACAATGAACTGGATACCCAGGCGTCTTTCAGGCTCCTGGACCAGATCCGTGAGGTCGGGCAGCCCATCATCATCCTCACCGGCGGGGAACCCCTGCTCCGGGAGGACATATATGACATAGCCGCCTACGGGGACAAAATCGGCCTGCGCATGGTCATGGCCCCCAACGGCACCCTGCTCACGGCTGAAAACACTAAAAAACTCAAGGCTTCCGGTATCAAGCGGATCTCCGTGAGCCTGGACGGGGCCAGCGCCGCCAGCCACGACGATTTCAGGGGGCTCACCAATGCCTTTGACCGGACCCTTGAAGGTATTGAGCATGCCAAGGCCGCCGGCCTGGAATTCCAGATCAACACCACCATCACCAAAACCAATTTGGATGAAATCCCCAAAATCCTGGCCCTGGCTGAAGAACTTGGGGCTGTGGCCCATCACATCTTCCTGCTGGTGCCAACGGGACGGGGAAAATACATCCTGGATTCCGCCATTGACGCCGAGCAGTATGAAGAAACCCTGAACTGGTTCTACGACCAGCAGGACAAAACCAGCCTCCAGCTAAAGGCCACCTGCGCCCCCCATTACTATCGGATCCTGCGTCAGCGGGCCAAAGCCGAGGGCAAAAAGGTTTCCTTTGAAACCCACGGCCTGGATGCCGTCACCAGAGGCTGCCTTGCCGGCACCGGCTTTTGTTTTATCTCCCATGTGGGGCGGGTCCAGACCTGCGGGTTCCTGGACGTCACCTGTGGAGATATCACCCGGCAAAGCTTCAAGGATGTCTGGGAAAACTCAGACGTCTTCAACAAACTCAGGGAGTTTAAAAACCTGGACGGCAAATGCGGTCTCTGCGAATACAAAAACGTCTGCGGGGGCTGCCGGGCACGGGCCTACGAGGCCACCGGCGACTATCTGGCAGAAGAGCCCCTGTGCTCTTACCAGCCGCGGAAAAGCACCGCCAAATAA
- a CDS encoding 6-phosphofructokinase: MGSQTETLTEALIQAASHVMSDDSMDTLARRSFSPRKIDMFNRRYSTLASREAYRFIKDTEAERLLPGIINNKVQEVMGADDVDPQLEADFHKKRNVGVVFSGGPAPGGHNVIAGLYDEIKRYNEDSRVFGFLQGPDGLLESRYIEITGELVNRYRNMGGFTMIKTGRTKIDSGQKMEKALTTCKGLGLDALVIIGGDDSNTNAAFLAQHFKSSGIKVIGIPKTIDGDIQVKTDDGQTLCAISFGFHSAARAFARNISNLSNDGSSDIKYWHVCKVMGRVASHLTLESALQTHVNLALIGEELADYIDQDRLDRAAEKGEIDYNAYGITLRHLSRVICDIIVRRAAFGKNYGVMIIPEGILEFINEIQVFIIKLNKIIAEYNNIHDIDFHRAFPNLNTKLDYLRRISQGMIDKGEYPIWNLRDDELFNQLPAFFKEGLLVERDFHGNFQFSQVKTEKIVMDMVKEYLDVLKEQGVYKVGIKRSDYATFMTAARMDAEMFAPALFKNPQDEYVLVKSEIISLKTMKTALVNAGMLDPEEELPQALVDIFRKSEPDFKIQTHFYGYDGRGSDPTNFDCNYTYNLGLTAFHLIAGNATGQMAAVLNLEQDFENWIPMGIPIARLMHLEERKGKLELVIEKSIVDLNSNAFKVFQKFRENWVAADAGPDHFRNPGPVQFSGDTEEDRPLMLKLNAL; this comes from the coding sequence ATGGGATCTCAGACAGAGACGCTGACAGAGGCGCTGATTCAAGCCGCCTCCCATGTGATGTCCGACGACAGCATGGACACCTTGGCCAGAAGATCATTTTCCCCCAGAAAAATAGATATGTTCAACCGCAGGTATTCAACCCTTGCCTCCAGGGAAGCGTACCGGTTCATAAAAGATACGGAAGCCGAGCGGCTGCTGCCGGGTATCATCAACAACAAGGTCCAGGAGGTCATGGGCGCTGATGATGTTGACCCGCAGCTTGAGGCGGATTTCCATAAAAAACGGAATGTGGGGGTGGTGTTTTCCGGCGGCCCGGCACCGGGCGGCCACAACGTCATTGCCGGGCTCTACGATGAAATAAAGAGATATAATGAGGATTCCCGGGTATTCGGATTCCTCCAGGGGCCCGACGGGCTGCTTGAATCCCGGTATATCGAAATAACGGGTGAACTGGTGAACCGGTACAGAAACATGGGTGGATTCACCATGATCAAAACCGGGCGGACCAAGATTGATTCCGGGCAAAAAATGGAAAAAGCCCTGACCACCTGCAAGGGGCTTGGGCTGGACGCCCTGGTCATCATCGGCGGGGACGATTCCAATACCAATGCCGCTTTTCTGGCCCAGCATTTCAAGTCTTCGGGGATAAAGGTTATCGGCATCCCCAAAACCATTGACGGGGATATCCAGGTCAAGACCGACGACGGACAGACCCTCTGTGCCATTTCCTTCGGGTTTCATTCTGCGGCCCGGGCATTTGCCAGAAATATATCCAATTTGTCCAACGACGGCAGTTCAGACATTAAATACTGGCATGTCTGCAAGGTCATGGGAAGGGTGGCCAGCCACCTGACCCTGGAAAGTGCGCTTCAGACCCATGTCAACCTGGCCCTCATCGGGGAGGAACTGGCCGACTATATCGACCAGGACAGGCTGGACCGGGCAGCGGAAAAAGGGGAAATAGACTACAATGCCTACGGCATCACCCTGCGCCATCTTTCCCGGGTGATCTGCGACATCATTGTCCGCCGGGCGGCTTTTGGAAAGAATTACGGGGTAATGATCATTCCCGAAGGCATCCTGGAATTTATCAACGAAATCCAGGTGTTTATCATCAAGCTCAACAAGATCATTGCGGAATACAATAATATCCACGATATCGATTTTCACCGGGCCTTTCCCAACCTCAATACGAAACTGGATTACCTGCGCCGCATCTCCCAGGGCATGATCGACAAGGGGGAATACCCCATCTGGAACCTGAGGGATGATGAGCTCTTTAACCAATTGCCTGCATTTTTCAAGGAAGGCTTACTGGTGGAGAGGGACTTCCACGGTAATTTCCAGTTTTCCCAGGTCAAGACGGAGAAGATCGTCATGGACATGGTTAAAGAGTACCTGGACGTGTTGAAGGAGCAGGGGGTGTATAAGGTGGGTATTAAACGGTCAGATTACGCGACCTTTATGACAGCCGCCCGAATGGATGCGGAGATGTTTGCCCCGGCCCTGTTTAAAAATCCCCAGGATGAATATGTCCTGGTCAAATCCGAGATTATTTCCCTGAAGACCATGAAAACCGCCCTGGTCAATGCCGGAATGCTGGATCCTGAAGAAGAACTGCCCCAGGCTCTGGTGGATATCTTCAGGAAATCCGAACCGGATTTCAAGATCCAGACCCATTTTTACGGATATGACGGACGGGGGTCCGATCCCACTAATTTCGATTGCAATTACACCTATAATCTGGGGCTGACGGCTTTTCATCTCATTGCCGGCAACGCCACAGGCCAGATGGCCGCCGTATTGAATCTGGAGCAGGATTTTGAAAACTGGATCCCCATGGGCATTCCCATTGCCCGGCTCATGCACCTGGAAGAGCGCAAGGGAAAACTGGAACTGGTCATTGAAAAGAGCATCGTCGATCTCAACTCAAACGCTTTTAAGGTATTCCAGAAATTCAGGGAAAACTGGGTGGCGGCGGATGCTGGCCCGGATCATTTCAGGAATCCGGGGCCGGTTCAGTTTTCAGGAGACACTGAAGAGGATAGGCCCCTGATGCTTAAACTCAACGCCTTGTAA
- a CDS encoding GGDEF domain-containing protein, translated as MAGQLDDKIAELKDQVQKLQSQKDRLLKELDSIEERFESQDRVYRKYFPVVLDVVAEGDSPFARACRELAAAMRKKAAPVKINYIFEQLKTAMLKEDIGPASPKKKKGMFSSFRKSASEIFMDDFKESYHELVNSLKSTLDKKYAKKLGELTTRILDARDTGDVNEIRDNIFTLIFLYISETSQDRERVNAFIREFVARILEIETKLASSFEHTHSLVSSNRKFESVLSLEMAGIKESSDVAASLDELKAKISHGLSSIENALRKKQKVDEAISKLADKNRSSFKSGFAKLKKELAETTRYSEELEKKLNQDQLTGAFNRRAYDKKIADEMNRFLRYGNVFSLLIIDADKFKRINDRYGHAIGDRCLQEIIKRTHPLLRKNDMLARYGGEEFAVIMPETDAQGARQAAEKIRETIEKIEFLYKNEKVRVTVSIGISCAQQGDTKHEQVFERADMAVYKAKENGRNQVVVQ; from the coding sequence ATGGCAGGACAACTTGACGATAAGATAGCTGAACTTAAGGATCAGGTCCAAAAGCTGCAGTCCCAGAAGGACCGCCTGCTCAAGGAACTGGATTCAATTGAGGAACGTTTTGAAAGCCAGGACAGGGTTTACCGGAAGTATTTTCCGGTGGTTCTGGATGTGGTGGCAGAAGGGGACTCCCCCTTTGCCCGGGCATGCCGGGAGCTTGCTGCGGCCATGAGGAAAAAGGCCGCCCCCGTAAAAATAAACTATATCTTTGAGCAATTGAAAACCGCCATGCTCAAGGAAGATATCGGGCCGGCCTCCCCAAAAAAGAAAAAAGGGATGTTTTCCTCCTTTAGGAAGAGCGCCTCTGAAATATTTATGGATGATTTCAAGGAGAGTTACCATGAACTTGTCAATTCCTTGAAGTCCACCCTTGATAAAAAATATGCAAAAAAGCTTGGGGAGCTGACAACAAGAATATTGGATGCCCGTGATACCGGGGATGTTAATGAAATCAGAGATAATATATTTACACTGATTTTCCTTTATATCTCTGAAACCAGCCAGGACCGGGAGAGGGTCAATGCCTTTATCCGGGAATTTGTGGCCAGGATTCTTGAGATAGAGACAAAACTGGCGTCATCCTTTGAGCACACCCATTCCCTGGTCTCTTCCAACCGGAAATTCGAATCCGTACTCAGCCTTGAAATGGCAGGAATAAAGGAGTCTTCTGATGTGGCCGCAAGCCTTGACGAACTCAAGGCAAAAATTTCCCACGGCCTTTCTTCCATTGAAAATGCCCTGCGCAAAAAACAAAAGGTGGATGAAGCCATCAGCAAGTTGGCTGACAAGAACAGAAGCTCCTTTAAGTCCGGATTTGCAAAACTCAAAAAAGAGCTGGCCGAGACCACCCGTTATTCTGAAGAGCTTGAGAAGAAACTCAACCAGGACCAGCTGACAGGGGCATTTAACCGGCGGGCCTATGATAAAAAGATTGCAGATGAAATGAATCGGTTCCTGCGCTACGGCAATGTATTTTCCCTGCTGATCATTGATGCGGATAAATTCAAACGCATAAATGACAGGTACGGTCATGCCATCGGAGACCGCTGTCTGCAGGAAATTATAAAAAGGACTCACCCTTTACTGCGAAAAAATGATATGCTTGCCCGCTACGGTGGTGAAGAGTTTGCTGTTATTATGCCGGAAACCGATGCCCAGGGGGCCCGGCAGGCAGCCGAAAAGATACGTGAGACCATCGAGAAAATAGAGTTTTTATACAAGAATGAGAAGGTGCGGGTAACTGTAAGCATCGGTATCTCCTGTGCGCAGCAGGGAGACACAAAACACGAACAGGTATTTGAACGGGCCGATATGGCCGTTTACAAAGCCAAAGAGAACGGACGGAACCAGGTAGTGGTTCAATAA
- the ftsY gene encoding signal recognition particle-docking protein FtsY: MIEEESKEASLPQETGDAPSDIPQPSAEPEPKPEPKPEPVPEPVPEPVPEPEPEPEPEPEPEPEPEPEPEPEPEPAPEPEPELSLEQEPVAGTEPDQTQPVTGPTEDGLFSKLKSGLSKTRKILNTDISDLFAGATAIDDDLFEELEELLVTSDLGIDITMDLMERIRKKAKRLDTGEQLKAVLKEELLNLFPAPPEKTAPSKPHVIMMVGVNGTGKTTTLGKLAMRYTSEGKKVLIAAADTFRAAAIEQVEIWANRAGAGIVRHKEGADPAAVAYDAVEAAMARNVDVVLIDTAGRLHTQKNLMEELKKIKRSIDKKFKGAPHEVMMVIDATTGQNALSQAKIFNEAVQLTQISVTKLDGTAKGGIVAAVASTMDLPIAHIGVGEAIEDLQDFDAQRFVDALFD, encoded by the coding sequence ATAATAGAGGAGGAATCCAAAGAGGCCTCCCTGCCCCAGGAAACAGGTGACGCGCCCTCCGATATCCCCCAGCCCTCTGCAGAACCGGAGCCTAAGCCGGAACCTAAGCCGGAACCCGTACCTGAGCCCGTACCTGAGCCCGTACCTGAACCCGAGCCTGAACCCGAGCCTGAACCTGAGCCTGAACCTGAGCCTGAACCGGAACCGGAACCGGAACCGGAGCCCGCACCTGAACCCGAGCCTGAACTAAGCCTTGAACAAGAGCCCGTGGCTGGGACGGAACCGGATCAAACGCAACCGGTTACAGGGCCCACAGAAGACGGACTTTTCTCCAAGCTGAAAAGTGGATTATCCAAAACCCGGAAGATCCTCAACACGGATATTTCCGACCTGTTTGCCGGTGCAACCGCCATTGATGACGATCTGTTTGAGGAACTGGAAGAATTGCTGGTCACCTCGGACCTGGGCATCGACATCACCATGGACCTGATGGAACGGATCAGGAAAAAAGCAAAGAGACTTGACACCGGCGAACAGCTCAAAGCCGTCCTCAAGGAAGAACTGCTCAATTTATTTCCGGCGCCGCCTGAAAAAACAGCCCCGTCCAAACCCCATGTCATCATGATGGTCGGTGTCAACGGCACCGGTAAAACCACCACCCTGGGCAAACTGGCCATGCGCTATACCAGTGAAGGCAAAAAAGTGCTCATTGCCGCGGCCGACACCTTCAGGGCGGCAGCCATTGAGCAGGTGGAGATCTGGGCCAACCGGGCCGGCGCCGGCATTGTCAGGCACAAGGAAGGGGCTGATCCAGCAGCAGTGGCCTATGATGCCGTGGAAGCTGCCATGGCAAGAAACGTGGATGTGGTCCTCATTGATACGGCAGGACGCCTGCACACCCAGAAAAATCTCATGGAAGAATTGAAAAAGATCAAACGTTCCATTGATAAAAAATTCAAGGGCGCCCCCCATGAGGTGATGATGGTCATTGACGCCACCACCGGTCAGAATGCCCTGTCCCAGGCAAAGATTTTCAATGAGGCGGTACAGCTGACCCAGATTTCCGTGACCAAACTGGACGGTACGGCCAAGGGCGGTATTGTGGCCGCCGTGGCATCCACCATGGACCTGCCCATTGCGCATATCGGTGTGGGAGAAGCCATTGAAGACCTCCAGGACTTTGATGCCCAAAGATTTGTAGACGCCCTCTTTGATTAG
- a CDS encoding GNAT family acetyltransferase has protein sequence MYIAPISPDHPGAALFIADLDDYQNSLYPAESNHLDSIEALKQPNVVMLGALDKKDSLMGMGAVKFVENYGEIKRMYVPESHRKKGIARRILHALEHLGAARGISTLCLETGIYQEAAIQLYSHAGFNSCGPFGAYPNDPLSVFMKKNLPGFSHLLSISPFREADRDQVVALWQRCGLTVQWNDPNKDIDRKMAEAPDLFLLARLRDQVIGTCMAGYDGHRGWFYYLGTAPEFRGNGVAAALVRRGESALAQLGCPKINLMVRKSNTEVLEFYKGQGYGDDPVLVLSKRL, from the coding sequence ATGTATATTGCCCCCATATCCCCGGACCATCCCGGCGCAGCACTATTCATCGCCGACCTGGACGACTATCAGAACAGTCTCTATCCGGCAGAAAGCAATCACCTGGACAGCATTGAAGCCCTGAAACAGCCCAATGTGGTGATGCTGGGGGCCCTGGACAAAAAGGACAGCCTCATGGGCATGGGGGCGGTAAAATTTGTAGAAAACTACGGGGAAATCAAACGGATGTATGTTCCCGAATCCCACCGGAAAAAAGGGATTGCACGGCGCATACTCCATGCCCTTGAACACCTCGGGGCAGCCAGGGGAATTTCAACGCTATGCCTGGAAACGGGGATCTACCAGGAGGCTGCGATCCAGCTATACAGTCATGCGGGTTTCAACAGCTGCGGCCCCTTTGGGGCTTACCCCAATGATCCCTTAAGTGTGTTTATGAAAAAAAACCTTCCCGGTTTTTCCCATCTGCTTTCAATCTCCCCGTTCCGGGAAGCGGACCGGGATCAGGTCGTGGCCCTGTGGCAGCGATGCGGACTGACCGTTCAGTGGAATGATCCGAACAAGGACATCGACAGAAAGATGGCGGAGGCGCCGGACCTTTTTTTGCTGGCCCGGCTCAGGGATCAGGTGATCGGCACCTGTATGGCCGGATACGACGGTCACAGGGGATGGTTTTACTATCTTGGCACGGCGCCGGAATTCAGAGGTAATGGCGTGGCAGCCGCCCTGGTCCGCCGCGGGGAATCCGCCCTGGCCCAGCTCGGGTGCCCGAAAATCAACCTCATGGTTAGGAAATCCAACACCGAGGTATTAGAATTCTACAAGGGGCAGGGATACGGGGATGACCCGGTGCTGGTTCTAAGCAAACGCCTATAA
- a CDS encoding penicillin-binding protein activator, which translates to MMNKNYFLRLILTCLILFLAWGCAPKKALKPQGPPVAVPPETTVHPGEDNLIQVLTREAGQFAQEGHYQDALLVYNQALDAAVRQGEGAESDREMILGRIEAVLSQTPPADIQSFSRIKNLSIPEDIFLYWLGHNHAALDNDTEAKAALEEFLGKYPGHERESDIRALLGMIEGRAIKKDTLGCILPLSGKYEVYGQKALRGIQLAVRDMSRTQGRTLKVVVKDSKADPERAAACVEELARENVFAIVGPLLAPEAAGQKAQALGIPMVALTQKTDFPARGGYLFTNFITPEMQVDALGAYIFAELGLKKVAILYPRERYGRKYMELFWDVVDKYRGEVVGAESYDGRKTDFTVPLQKLTGEYYPVPEFLKVPETGETPLDGEDESTSRLSSRGSAVANEDRIEIDFQALFIPDGLSRVNLILPQLAFYDARGMVLLGTNLWHRDSLLKEARGYNRNAVICDGYFGASENPVTAMFDKSFREVFQEGPGFLEAISYDTAGLLFTGAADPVAGTREDLKTFLQDQLVYNGVTGRTRFDAAGIPHKELFLITVKRGAFKEILR; encoded by the coding sequence ATGATGAATAAAAATTATTTTCTGCGCCTGATTCTCACTTGTTTAATATTGTTTCTGGCCTGGGGCTGTGCCCCGAAAAAAGCCCTCAAGCCCCAGGGCCCGCCCGTGGCCGTTCCACCGGAAACAACGGTCCACCCCGGGGAGGACAATCTGATTCAGGTTTTAACCCGTGAAGCCGGGCAGTTTGCCCAGGAGGGCCATTACCAGGACGCCCTGCTGGTATACAACCAGGCCCTTGATGCGGCCGTCCGCCAAGGGGAAGGGGCTGAATCCGACCGTGAAATGATTCTGGGACGGATTGAAGCGGTGCTCTCCCAGACCCCGCCGGCAGATATCCAGTCCTTTTCCCGGATCAAAAACCTGTCCATCCCCGAGGATATTTTCCTCTACTGGCTGGGGCACAACCATGCCGCCCTGGATAATGATACCGAGGCCAAGGCCGCCCTGGAAGAGTTCCTTGGAAAATACCCCGGCCATGAGCGGGAATCCGATATCCGGGCATTGCTAGGGATGATTGAAGGCCGGGCCATTAAAAAGGACACCCTGGGGTGTATCCTGCCCCTGTCAGGTAAATATGAGGTTTACGGGCAGAAAGCCCTGCGGGGGATACAACTGGCTGTCAGGGATATGTCCAGGACCCAGGGCCGGACCCTAAAAGTGGTGGTAAAGGATTCCAAGGCAGATCCTGAGCGGGCAGCCGCCTGTGTGGAGGAACTGGCAAGGGAAAATGTCTTTGCCATTGTGGGACCGCTTCTGGCCCCGGAGGCCGCCGGACAAAAGGCTCAGGCACTGGGCATCCCCATGGTGGCCCTGACCCAGAAAACCGATTTCCCGGCCAGGGGGGGATATCTGTTTACCAACTTTATCACTCCGGAAATGCAGGTGGATGCCCTTGGCGCCTATATTTTTGCGGAACTTGGGCTGAAAAAGGTGGCCATCCTTTACCCCCGTGAGCGGTACGGCAGAAAGTATATGGAACTCTTTTGGGATGTGGTGGACAAATACCGTGGCGAGGTGGTTGGTGCGGAATCCTACGACGGCCGGAAAACCGATTTCACCGTACCCCTGCAAAAGCTCACCGGGGAGTATTACCCTGTGCCGGAATTTTTAAAGGTCCCGGAGACCGGGGAAACTCCATTGGACGGGGAGGATGAATCCACTTCCAGGCTGTCAAGCAGGGGATCTGCAGTGGCCAATGAAGACCGGATAGAGATTGATTTCCAGGCATTGTTTATCCCCGACGGTCTGTCCAGGGTGAACCTGATTCTTCCCCAGCTGGCCTTTTACGATGCCAGGGGCATGGTGCTGCTGGGGACAAATCTTTGGCACCGGGACAGTCTGCTCAAGGAGGCCAGGGGGTATAATCGGAATGCCGTGATCTGCGACGGATACTTCGGGGCGAGTGAAAATCCTGTAACCGCCATGTTTGACAAGTCTTTCAGGGAGGTGTTCCAGGAGGGGCCGGGATTTCTTGAGGCCATTTCCTATGATACGGCCGGCCTGTTGTTTACCGGGGCTGCAGATCCCGTTGCGGGTACAAGAGAGGACCTGAAAACATTCCTCCAGGATCAATTGGTGTACAACGGAGTAACCGGCCGCACCAGATTTGATGCGGCCGGCATTCCCCATAAGGAATTGTTTCTGATCACCGTTAAAAGGGGGGCATTCAAAGAAATCCTCCGGTGA